A portion of the Callithrix jacchus isolate 240 chromosome 13, calJac240_pri, whole genome shotgun sequence genome contains these proteins:
- the NPM2 gene encoding nucleoplasmin-2 isoform X18, whose protein sequence is MQISSAPPRPTPLAAVECRAATRALTAFQPLAFSSRGWGARPHAGVLLAAAQPSRSSTPSHESQQHQQHGGKGSDDRALGLRAQPGEADLDLQTPAEGEAGLQAVASYDLLRGESQRGDASRGDPASRKPGGQEDAAGHHRLTPGLSPPHGAPFHAGWKTATSPSLTLTLWGEWTHTRVTMVGVQLSPPITFQLRAGSGPVFLSGHERYEKKAGKRTRGSKTQS, encoded by the exons ATGCAAATTTCCTCCGCCCCACCCAGACCCACGCCACTGGCAGCTGTGGAGTGCAGGGCAGCGACGCGCGCGTTAAcagccttccag CCTCTGGCATTCTCCAGCCGAGGGTGGGGCGCAAGGCCTCATGCGGGCGTCCTCCTTGCAGCTGCGCAGCCATCCCGCTCCTCCACCCCGAGCCATGAATCTCAGCAGCACCAGCAGCACGGAGGAAAAGGCAGTGACGACCGTGCTCTGGG GCTGCGAGCTCAGCCAGGAGAGGCGGACTTGGACCTTCAGACCCCAGCCGAAGGGGAAGCAGGACTGCAAGCTGTTGCTTCATACG ATTTGCTTAGGGGAGAAAGCCAAAGAGGAGATGCATCGCGTGGAGATCCTGCCTCCAGGAAACCGGGAGGACAAGAAGACGCAGCCGGTCACCATCGCCTCACTCCAGGCCTCAGTCCTCCCCATGGTGCGCCTTTCCATGCTGGTTGGAAAACTgccaccagccccagcctcacCCTCACCCTTTGGGGGGAATGGACACACACGAGG GTCACCATGGTTGGAGTACAGCTTTCTCCCCCAATTACTTTCCAACTCCGGGCTGGCTCAGGACCTGTGTTCCTCAGTGGCCATGAGCGTTATG